TTCATGCCGCttgtgaagaagaaagctaGCACCACGGAAagagccaagccaagccaaccGGCATGCCACTCCCAGAAAATGCGCCTCCAGACATTATACTTTGCTGCGCGCGTATTTTTGACGCATAAAGCTGGAACCagcaggaggatgaggatgaggatcAGAATAAGAGCCGCGGGTGCAACGACCGAGACGACAAAAGCCACACCAAGCGACACTGTATCGTATCCTCTGTAAGGATAGTTTATGTCTGGACTGTCAAGATTAAAGGGGCGCTTATTTGGTGTGATGTTGCCTATGACATATCCTACAGCCGCGAAAATGATAAGGATAACCCAATCACTGATATAGGAAAGAATAAGTAGGAATGACGACATGGCTCGTACTTGTTAGTACCTGCCAAATACTTTGCGCGTCTTCGATAGAACCGTCGGGGGACAATGCTTTGGGCAATATACGGGGTAGAAGTTAGAGGAGGTTCATGTGTAGTCTGATGGCACGCGCTTTTCGTAACATGGACACCTAAACTCACTGTCACAGCCTTCGAAACTCGAACTTGGCAAGTGAAATACAGTCCAAAATTTAACCGCAACTTCAGGGGTTGCATGGTTTTCTTCCCTTTTGGCGGGTCGGCTTAGACAGTAGTAGTCTCCTTTGGTCTAAGAGCAAATACGATAGAGTActtctcatctgcaaaaTATCCACAATCCAACCGAACTGAACAGATAACACTCTTTGCTGCTCCTTGTCTGGGTTTGTGGCACATGGATCAGCAAAATGATGGCACTAGCGCGTTCTTCAAATATGATAAACTGTGGTGTAACCTTGTTAGTTTGTGAACTTGTCGCCATAGCTGTATTAGACTCGGCTCCCATCCTTACGCCGTTCGGATTTAAATCCAGTAGCCAAAATAAAACCAGCACTCACTGCCTAGTTACATGGATGGGTTGTGCACATTATTTTGCTCACCTTCTTGCCCCACAACAGAAACATGAATAAGACAGCCACATCAGCAAAATGGTTTTCTCACCGAGTCTTCTGTCAGGGGCTTGAGACTCCCCATGGACAAGGTGGCACATGCCCAAGGCTCCACGATGAAGTTTTCCAAGTCCGTGGGCGAGTCTCAGTCATGATTGCGCAAGcatgtcaatggcaatgctTGTTGCGCGTTCGAATTTCGTAGTTCTTAGTCACAAATTAGCACTGTTTCAGGCATGAGTGTATTGGGCGGCATGGCGCACACAGTCTTCGGGCTCTTTTGTGGTTTGgtctattaattaattattatTCCCAATTGTTTTGCCGGAAATTGCAACGCCGTTAGCATTGTAAGGATGTAATATGTACCATGTCCTCAATACTCTTTATTCTATTGTATGTTGCTAGTTAGGTTATCCTTATCGTTTTTGCCGCTGTAGGCTATATAATAGGCAATATCACGCTAAATAAACATCTGTGAGGGTTCAGAAAGACTTATTCAATCTACCTAATAATTTTATTACAAAGAGAAAGAATTAACGAGACAAAAGGAGACATTTAAGCCTGGCGTTGACCGACTTAGTCATGGGGACGAGCTGTTAAGGTTTGTGTTGAAGTCTTTCCCGGAATAAGAGGCCATTTTCCTTTAACCTCGCGGTGCCGCAGTCCTATGAAGAACATGCTAACAAGGATCCAATATACATTGTAGGCGATGACGGTGCTATATGTGGCAGAATTGGTCCACCCCAGGATGCCATTAAAGATGCCCCAGCCATATCCACCGTTGCATTCAGGGCTGCAACACTAATATTTTGTcagagaagaaggagttggacgatgaagagTTCTTACATTGACATGCCAGACACTGCGGTCAATGTCATATGATCCTGGTCCAGCGCCAGCCTCGCCTACATCTTTACCAACAAGCTTACTCCAATGGCCTTGTTCAAAATACCATACGGACCGAGCCACTAGACCAGCAGCCACTAGATATAGGAGGCAGGACGACGCTACGAGGAAATACCTGATCTTCGCAAAGGAAGCACCCCTGATAAATATCGGATTAGGCAGTTGTAACATATAACGGGGTTTATGAATAAAGTGGCAACTTACTTGTACAAAACCCAACTGACAACACTACCCGTTATCAATCCAATGACTACTGGGAGAGGAACCGAAGTGGCTGATGTCGAAAAGGTCACACCGGATACAAACACCACACCCTCAATTCCTTCTCGAGCAACTGTAATAAAAGAGAGAACCAACACGGCATAAGCTTTCGAGTATCTCTTTAGAGATCCCATAGTATCTCTTTTCGTTGCCGGGTGCTTATCCAATGCGGCGCTTATCTTACCTCGCCACTTCTCCTGCATCTTGCCCATTCGTAGGAAGGCAACCCCAACCACGGTAATAATCAGGGCAGCGACGAGGTAGAAGACTCCTTGGTATATGTATTCGGCGGAATTCCAGAGATTCCTACTGAAGCGATAGAATATACCAATGATGGCTCCTCCGACGaccaagcaaagaagaaagccAACGAGGGCTCCCACCCAAACCTGCATCACTAATTTAACGAAAGGCAGCTATTTCGTTATTGAGAAGTGCGATACTCACCTGTTTGATCAAGGACTTATACGATTTAGCATCTAATGTTCCATTCTGACGCATTTGCTTCAAAAAGGCAAGCAGAATACTAACAATAATCCCGGCTTCAATGGTTTCTCGAAGTACAACAAGGAAGATGGGAACCGAAAATACATCGACCATATTGACTAATGGTTGGGAGTTGGTAGTTTCAAAATTTACTTGAGTAAAAATGCTTCTGTACTGGCTTTCAAAGTTCTCGGGTTGATCTGATAAGCGAAGGGAATGAAAGCATGTTCCAGCTGTGAGGTGACCTACAAGTTATCAATCAATGCTTGGTGGCATACTCGGCGATAAATGCGTAGTCGGCGATGGAATCTAGCCCCCAAAAGTTGAACCTAAGCCACCAGACTAAACAAAGCTTCCAAGATGCAAAGTGGCCAGCCCACGTTTTGCTTGCACATCCTTGAACCAATCTTACGACTCGGCTGTGTTGAATGGGCCTCGCTAATTATTGGTATACACCATTACTGTATTCCCAGTACAcagatggacatggatgattGAACTTGGCAGAGGCAGCAGACACTGGAAAGAGCTGCTGTGTTGATCGCGCGCGATATGTATGACCCCAGTGCCACCTTGACACCCTTGCTTTTAGTGTGGCCCAACTCATCTGCGCGGTATTTCGCTATAACAGCTCAAACAAATAAAGTTGTCATTCCTTTTCTAATAGGTACTTGCGTATCAAGACGATATTTTTGTCTGTTTCTCGACTAGGCTTTCTATGATGTGCTGCTGTCTCCTTTGTCCCTGATCATCAGTTAAATTGCGAATGTCTGTCTTCCACAAATTGCCAAGCTCTCCATGAAAGTTTCCAAAAGAATCTGTGAAAGGATCGGCTAAACTATCAAATGTTGTGTTGGGGGGATCTTGCGAGGCTAGTCATTTGAAAACGGTGCCAAATTAAATAACACGCTTGGTACCAATTCAAACAACATTGACTGCGCGGTGCTTTTTGTCACCAGTACCTCGGAGTCCGACAGAGTGGCATCTTCCCGGCGTGATCAACTTGGCTAAGCCGTCCCTACACCAATGAGACATTCGGTATTTGGCCGAGCTGCAAGCTCTTCGTCAGCTTTATCTTGTGGCGGCTCATCGTGGCTGCCGATTTTCTGCTCGCCGCAAAAGATACACAGCTTGGCGGTTTTGAATTGTCCTCTGTTCTCTCCCCCTTCTCTCCTGACCTAAGGGATAGATATCATTTATCTCGACGAGGAAGCATTACAGTACAGTATTACCGATCTTCTCGTTAAGGGAATGGCCAGACTGGCGAGACACTTTGGCTATGGGACCTAACTCTTAGGCGGGTTAATCTTTTACTGCTTTTTTA
The genomic region above belongs to Pochonia chlamydosporia 170 chromosome 2, whole genome shotgun sequence and contains:
- a CDS encoding iron permease ftr1 family protein (similar to Eutypa lata UCREL1 XP_007795920.1) yields the protein MVDVFSVPIFLVVLRETIEAGIIVSILLAFLKQMRQNGTLDAKSYKSLIKQVWVGALVGFLLCLVVGGAIIGIFYRFSRNLWNSAEYIYQGVFYLVAALIITVVGVAFLRMGKMQEKWRGKISAALDKHPATKRDTMGSLKRYSKAYAVLVLSFITVAREGIEGVVFVSGVTFSTSATSVPLPVVIGLITGSVVSWVLYKGASFAKIRYFLVASSCLLYLVAAGLVARSVWYFEQGHWSKLVGKDVGEAGAGPGSYDIDRSVWHVNCCSPECNGGYGWGIFNGILGWTNSATYSTVIAYNVYWILVSMFFIGLRHREVKGKWPLIPGKTSTQTLTARPHD